In one window of Homo sapiens chromosome 14 genomic patch of type FIX, GRCh38.p14 PATCHES HG1_PATCH DNA:
- the CARMIL3 gene encoding capping protein, Arp2/3 and myosin-I linker protein 3 isoform X4: MAKPSVELTRELQDSIRRCLSQGAVLQQHHVKLETKPKKFEDRVLALTSWRLHLFLLKVPAKVESSFNVLEIRAFNTLSQNQILVETERGMVSMRLPSAESVDQVTRHVSSALSKVCPGPGCLIRRGNADTPEGPRDTSPNSETSTSTTHSVCGGFSETYAALCDYNGLHCREEVQWDVDTIYHAEDNREFNLLDFSHLESRDLALMVAALAYNQWFTKLYCKDLRLGSEVLEQVLHTLSKSGSLEELVLDNAGLKTDFVQKLAGVFGENGSCVLHALTLSHNPIEDKGFLSLSQQLLCFPSGLTKLCLAKTAISPRGLQALGQTFGANPAFASSLRYLDLSKNPGLLATDEANALYSFLAQPNALVHLDLSGTDCVIDLLLGALLHGCCSHLTYLNLARNSCSHRKGREAPPAFKQFFSSAYTLSHVNLSATKLPLEALRALLQGLSLNSHLSDLHLDLSSCELRSAGAQALQEQLGAVTCVGSLDLSDNGFDSDLLTLVPALGKNKSLKHLFLGKNFNVKAKTLEEILHKLVQLIQEEDCSLQSLSVADSRLKLRTSILINALGSNTCLAKVDLSGNGMEDIGAKMLSKALQINSSLRTILWDRNNTSALGFLDIARALESNHTLRFMSFPVSDISQAYRSAPERTEDVWQKIQWCLVRNNHSQTCPQEQAFRLQQGLVTSSAEQMLQRLCGRVQEEVRALRLCPLEPVQDELLYARDLIKDAKNSRALFPSLYELGHVLANDGPVRQRLESVASEVSKAVDKELQVILESMVSLTQELCPVAMRVAEGHNKMLSNVAERVTVPRNFIRGALLEQAGQDIQNKLDEVKLSVVTYLTSSIVDEILQELYHSHKSLARHLTQLRTLSDPPGCPGQGQDLSSRGRGRNHDHEETTDDELGTNIDTMAIKKQKRCRKIRPVSAFISGSPQDMESQLGNLGIPPGWFSGLGGSQPTASGSWEGLSELPTHGYKLRHQTQGRPRPPRTTPPGPGRPSQMPAPGTRQENGMATRLDEGLEDFFSRRVLEESSSYPRTLRTVRPGLSEAPLPPLQKKRRRGLFHFRRPRSFKGDRGPGSPTTGLLLPPPPPPPPTQESPPSPDPPSLGNNSSPCWSPEEESSLLPGFGGGRGPSFRRKMGTEGSEPGEGGPAPGTAQQPRVHGVALPGLERAKGWSFDGKREGPGPDQEGSTQAWQKRRSSDDAGPGSWKPPPPPQSTKPSFSAMRRAEATWHIAEESAPNHSCQSPSPASQDGEEEKEGTLFPERTLPARNAKDPALAPWPPKPVAVPRGRQPPQEPGVREEAEAGDAAPGVNKPRLRLSSQQDQEEPEVQGPPDPGRRTAPLKPKRTRRAQSCDKLEPDRRRPPDPTAGTSEPGTD; this comes from the exons ATGGCCAAGCCCAGCGTGGAGCTCACCCGCGAGTTGCAAG ACAGCATCCGGAGGTGCCTGAGCCAAGGGGCCGTGCTCCAACAACATCATGTGAAGTTGGAGACAAAGCCCAAGAAGTTTGAGGACCGAGTGCTG GCCCTGACCTCCTGGCgcctccacctcttcctccttaAAGTCCCGGCCAAG GTGGAGAGCTCCTTCAATGTCCTGGAGATCCGTGCCTTCAACACGCTCAGTCAGAATCAG ATCCTGGTGGAGACGGAGCGTGGCATGGTGAGCATGCGACTGCCATCAGCTGAAAGTGTGGACCAGGTGACACGACATGTGAGCTCTGCCCTGTCCAAGGTCTGCCCTGGCCCTGG GTGTTTGATCCGGCGTGGAAACGCAGACACCCCAGAGGGGCCCCGAGATACATCCCCCAACTCTGAGACTTCCACATCTACCACCCACAGTGTCTGCG GTGGCTTCTCTGAGACCTACGCTGCTCTGTGTGACTACAATGGGCTACACTGCCGTGAGGAGGTTCAATGG GATGTGGACACCATCTACCATGCTGAAGATAACCGGGAGTTCAATCTTTTGGATTTCAGCCACTTGGAGAGCCG AGACTTGGCCCTAATGGTAGCAGCCCTGGCCTACAACCAGTGGTTCACCAAACTCTACTGCAAGGACTTGCGGCTG GGCTCTGAAGTGCTAGAACAGGTGCTACATACCCTAAGCAAGTCGGGGAGCCTCGAAGAGCTGGTGCTGGACAACGCCGGGCTTAAGAC GGACTTTGTCCAGAAGCTGGCCGGGGTGTTTGGGGAGAACGGGAGCTGTGTGCTGCATGCCCTCACTCTGTCCCACAACCCCATCGAGGACAAGG GTTTTCTCAGTCTGAGCCAGCAGCTCCTCTGCTTCCCCTCTGGCCTCACCaaactgtgcctggccaagactgcCATTTCCCCTCGAG GGCTCCAGGCACTCGGCCAGACCTTCGGGGCAAACCCAGCATTTGCCAGCTCCCTTCGATACCTGGACCTGAGCAAGAATCCTGGGCTCCTCGCCACGGATGAGGCCAAT GCCCTCTACAGTTTCCTGGCCCAACCCAACGCCCTGGTGCACCTGGACCTGTCAGGAACTGACTGCGTCATCGACTTG CTTCTCGGTGCCCTGCTCCACGGCTGCTGCTCCCACCTCACCTACCTCAACCTGGCTCGCAACAGCTGCTCCCACag GAAGGGTCGAGAGGCCCCGCCGGCCTTCAAGCAGTTCTTCAGCAGCGCCTACACACTGAGCCACGTCAATCTGTCGGCCACAAAGCTGCCCCTGGAGGCCCTCAG GGCGCTGCTTCAGGGCCTCTCCCTCAACAGTCACCTCAGTGACCTGCACCTGGATCTCAGCAGCTGCGAG CTCCGTTCAGCGGGAGCCCAAGCCTTGCAGGAGCAGCTGGGAGCTGTCACCTGTGTAGGCAGCCTGGATCTGTCAGACAATG GGTTCGACTCGGACCTCCTGACACTGGTGCCTGCACTTGGCAAGAACAAGTCCCTCAAGCACCTGTTTTTGGGCAAGAACTTCAATGTCAAGGCCAA GACCCTGGAGGAGATCCTCCACAAGCTGGTGCAGCTGATCCAGGAAGAGGACTGT TCCCTGCAGTCACTGTCGGTGGCAGACTCCCGGCTGAAGCTTCGCACCAGCATCCTCATCAATGCCCTGGGCAGCAACACCTGCCTGGCCAAGGTGGATCTGAGCGGCAATGGCATGGAGGACATCGGGGCCAAGATGCTGTCTAAGGCCCTGCAGATAAACTCCTCCCTCAG AACTATCCTATGGGATCGGAACAATACATCTGCCCTGGGCTTCCTGGACATCGCAAGGGCCCTGGAGAG CAACCACACGCTGCGCTTCATGTCCTTCCCCGTGAGCGACATCTCCCAAGCCTATCGCAGCGCGCCTGAGCGCACCGAGGACGTCTGGCAGAAG atccaatggtgcttagTGAGGAACAACCACTCCCAGACGTGCCCCCAGGAGCAGGCCTTCAGGTTGCAGCAGGGCCTGGTGACCAGCAGCGCCGAGCAA atGCTGCAGCGGCTGTGTGGACGAGTGCAGGAGGAGGTGCGGGCCCTGAGACTATGCCCCCTGGAGCCTGTGCAGGATGAGCTACTCTACGCTCGGGACCTCATCAAAGATGCCAAGAACTCCCGGGCG CTGTTTCCCAGCCTCTATGAGCTGGGCCACGTGCTGGCCAATGATGGGCCTGTGCGGCAGAGGCTGGAATCAGTAGCAAGTGAGGTGTCCAAAGCTGTGGACAAGGAGCTGCAG GTGATCCTGGAGTCCATGGTCAGCCTGACACAGGAGTTATGCCCTGTGGCCATGCGGGTGGCCGAGGGACACAACAAGATGCTGAGCAATGTGGCGGAGCGTGTCACTGTGCCCCGGAACTTCATCCGAGGGGCACTGCTGGAGCAAGCAGGACAGGACATTCAGAACAAGCTGGA TGAAGTGAAGCTCTCAGTCGTCACCTACCTAACCAGCTCCATAGTGGATGAGATCCTGCAAGAGCTCTACCATTCCCACAAGAGCCTG GCCCGGCACCTGACCCAGCTAAGGACGCTGTCAGATCCACCAGGGTGCCCAGGCCAAGGGCAGGATCTGTCCTCCCGGGGCCGAGGCCGGAACCATGACCATGAGGAGACCACAGATGATGAACTTGGGACCAACATT GACACCATGGCCATCAAAAAGCAGAAACGCTGCCGCAAGATTCGGCCGGTGTCTGCCTTCATCA GCGGGAGCCCTCAGGACATGGAAAGCCAACTGGGGAATCTGGGGATCCCCCCTGGCTGGTTCTCAGGACTTGGGGGCAGCCAGCCCACAGCTAGTGGCTCCTGGGAAGGTCTATCTGAGCTGCCCACTCATGGTTACAAACTAAGGCATCAAACACAAGGGAGGCCCCGCCCCCCCAGGACCACACCTCCAGGACCTGGTCGACCCAGT cagatgccagcacctggGACTCGTCAGGAGAATGGGATGGCCACCCGCCTGGATGAAGGGCTGGAGGACTTCTTCAGCCGAAGGGTCCTGGAGGAAAGTTCTAG CTACCCCCGGACTCTGAGGACCGTGCGGCCAGGACTCTCGGAGGCACCGCTGCCTCCACTCCAGAAGAAGAGGCGCCGGGGCCTGTTTCACTTTCGCCGGCCCCGGAGCTTCAAGGGGGACAGGGGGCCGGGGTCCCCTACCACTGgactcctcctccctccacccccaccccctcccccgacTCAGGAGAGCCCCCCTAGCCCAGACCCCCCAAGCCTCGGCAATAACTCCTCTCCCTGCTGGAGCCCAGAGGAGGAGAGCAGCCTCCTCCCTGGATTTGGTGGGGGCCGGGGACCTTCCTTCCGCCGGAAGATG GGCACTGAGGGGTCAGAGCCAGGGGAGGGGGGCCCAGCCCCTGGGACAGCACAGCAGCCAAGGGTTCACGGTGTTGCCCTTCCCGGGTTGGAAAGAGCCAAGGGTTGGAGCTTCGATGGGAAACGAGAG GGCCCAGGCCCAGACCAGGAGGGCAGCACCCAGGCCTGGCAGAAACGGCGCTCTTCAGACGACGCAG GGCCTGGATCCTGGAAGCCCCCACCACCGCCCCAAAGCACCAAACCAAGCTTCAGCGCCATGCGCAGAGCAGAGGCCACATGGCACATAG CTGAAGAGAGTGCCCCCAACCACAGCTGCCAGagtcccagcccagcctcccaagatggggaagaggagaaggaggggaccCTCTTCCCAGAGAGGACACTTCCAGCTAGGAATGCCAAG GACCCCGCTCTAGCTCCATGGCCTCCCAAGCCAGTGGCTGTGCCCAGGGGCCgccagcctccccaggagccaggggtcagggaggaggctgaggctggagatgcAGCTCCAGGAGTCAACAAACCCCGGCTGAGGCTGAGCTCACAGCAAGACCAAGAGGAGCCCGAAGTCCAAG GGCCCCCTGATCCAGGCCGGCGGACTGCCCCCCTGAAGCCCAAGAGGACACGGCGGGCACAGTCCTGTGACAAGCTGGAACCTGATAGAAGACGGCCTCCTGACCCCACAG CAGGAACCAGTGAGCCAGGAACAGACTGA
- the CARMIL3 gene encoding capping protein, Arp2/3 and myosin-I linker protein 3 isoform X1, producing the protein MAKPSVELTRELQDSIRRCLSQGAVLQQHHVKLETKPKKFEDRVLALTSWRLHLFLLKVPAKVESSFNVLEIRAFNTLSQNQILVETERGMVSMRLPSAESVDQVTRHVSSALSKVCPGPGCLIRRGNADTPEGPRDTSPNSETSTSTTHSVCGGFSETYAALCDYNGLHCREEVQWDVDTIYHAEDNREFNLLDFSHLESRDLALMVAALAYNQWFTKLYCKDLRLGSEVLEQVLHTLSKSGSLEELVLDNAGLKTDFVQKLAGVFGENGSCVLHALTLSHNPIEDKGFLSLSQQLLCFPSGLTKLCLAKTAISPRGLQALGQTFGANPAFASSLRYLDLSKNPGLLATDEANALYSFLAQPNALVHLDLSGTDCVIDLLLGALLHGCCSHLTYLNLARNSCSHRKGREAPPAFKQFFSSAYTLSHVNLSATKLPLEALRALLQGLSLNSHLSDLHLDLSSCELRSAGAQALQEQLGAVTCVGSLDLSDNGFDSDLLTLVPALGKNKSLKHLFLGKNFNVKAKTLEEILHKLVQLIQEEDCSLQSLSVADSRLKLRTSILINALGSNTCLAKVDLSGNGMEDIGAKMLSKALQINSSLRTILWDRNNTSALGFLDIARALESNHTLRFMSFPVSDISQAYRSAPERTEDVWQKIQWCLVRNNHSQTCPQEQAFRLQQGLVTSSAEQMLQRLCGRVQEEVRALRLCPLEPVQDELLYARDLIKDAKNSRALFPSLYELGHVLANDGPVRQRLESVASEVSKAVDKELQVILESMVSLTQELCPVAMRVAEGHNKMLSNVAERVTVPRNFIRGALLEQAGQDIQNKLDEVKLSVVTYLTSSIVDEILQELYHSHKSLARHLTQLRTLSDPPGCPGQGQDLSSRGRGRNHDHEETTDDELGTNIDTMAIKKQKRCRKIRPVSAFISGSPQDMESQLGNLGIPPGWFSGLGGSQPTASGSWEGLSELPTHGYKLRHQTQGRPRPPRTTPPGPGRPSQMPAPGTRQENGMATRLDEGLEDFFSRRVLEESSSYPRTLRTVRPGLSEAPLPPLQKKRRRGLFHFRRPRSFKGDRGPGSPTTGLLLPPPPPPPPTQESPPSPDPPSLGNNSSPCWSPEEESSLLPGFGGGRGPSFRRKMGTEGSEPGEGGPAPGTAQQPRVHGVALPGLERAKGWSFDGKREGPGPDQEGSTQAWQKRRSSDDAGPGSWKPPPPPQSTKPSFSAMRRAEATWHIAEESAPNHSCQSPSPASQDGEEEKEGTLFPERTLPARNAKLQDPALAPWPPKPVAVPRGRQPPQEPGVREEAEAGDAAPGVNKPRLRLSSQQDQEEPEVQGPPDPGRRTAPLKPKRTRRAQSCDKLEPDRRRPPDPTAGTSEPGTD; encoded by the exons ATGGCCAAGCCCAGCGTGGAGCTCACCCGCGAGTTGCAAG ACAGCATCCGGAGGTGCCTGAGCCAAGGGGCCGTGCTCCAACAACATCATGTGAAGTTGGAGACAAAGCCCAAGAAGTTTGAGGACCGAGTGCTG GCCCTGACCTCCTGGCgcctccacctcttcctccttaAAGTCCCGGCCAAG GTGGAGAGCTCCTTCAATGTCCTGGAGATCCGTGCCTTCAACACGCTCAGTCAGAATCAG ATCCTGGTGGAGACGGAGCGTGGCATGGTGAGCATGCGACTGCCATCAGCTGAAAGTGTGGACCAGGTGACACGACATGTGAGCTCTGCCCTGTCCAAGGTCTGCCCTGGCCCTGG GTGTTTGATCCGGCGTGGAAACGCAGACACCCCAGAGGGGCCCCGAGATACATCCCCCAACTCTGAGACTTCCACATCTACCACCCACAGTGTCTGCG GTGGCTTCTCTGAGACCTACGCTGCTCTGTGTGACTACAATGGGCTACACTGCCGTGAGGAGGTTCAATGG GATGTGGACACCATCTACCATGCTGAAGATAACCGGGAGTTCAATCTTTTGGATTTCAGCCACTTGGAGAGCCG AGACTTGGCCCTAATGGTAGCAGCCCTGGCCTACAACCAGTGGTTCACCAAACTCTACTGCAAGGACTTGCGGCTG GGCTCTGAAGTGCTAGAACAGGTGCTACATACCCTAAGCAAGTCGGGGAGCCTCGAAGAGCTGGTGCTGGACAACGCCGGGCTTAAGAC GGACTTTGTCCAGAAGCTGGCCGGGGTGTTTGGGGAGAACGGGAGCTGTGTGCTGCATGCCCTCACTCTGTCCCACAACCCCATCGAGGACAAGG GTTTTCTCAGTCTGAGCCAGCAGCTCCTCTGCTTCCCCTCTGGCCTCACCaaactgtgcctggccaagactgcCATTTCCCCTCGAG GGCTCCAGGCACTCGGCCAGACCTTCGGGGCAAACCCAGCATTTGCCAGCTCCCTTCGATACCTGGACCTGAGCAAGAATCCTGGGCTCCTCGCCACGGATGAGGCCAAT GCCCTCTACAGTTTCCTGGCCCAACCCAACGCCCTGGTGCACCTGGACCTGTCAGGAACTGACTGCGTCATCGACTTG CTTCTCGGTGCCCTGCTCCACGGCTGCTGCTCCCACCTCACCTACCTCAACCTGGCTCGCAACAGCTGCTCCCACag GAAGGGTCGAGAGGCCCCGCCGGCCTTCAAGCAGTTCTTCAGCAGCGCCTACACACTGAGCCACGTCAATCTGTCGGCCACAAAGCTGCCCCTGGAGGCCCTCAG GGCGCTGCTTCAGGGCCTCTCCCTCAACAGTCACCTCAGTGACCTGCACCTGGATCTCAGCAGCTGCGAG CTCCGTTCAGCGGGAGCCCAAGCCTTGCAGGAGCAGCTGGGAGCTGTCACCTGTGTAGGCAGCCTGGATCTGTCAGACAATG GGTTCGACTCGGACCTCCTGACACTGGTGCCTGCACTTGGCAAGAACAAGTCCCTCAAGCACCTGTTTTTGGGCAAGAACTTCAATGTCAAGGCCAA GACCCTGGAGGAGATCCTCCACAAGCTGGTGCAGCTGATCCAGGAAGAGGACTGT TCCCTGCAGTCACTGTCGGTGGCAGACTCCCGGCTGAAGCTTCGCACCAGCATCCTCATCAATGCCCTGGGCAGCAACACCTGCCTGGCCAAGGTGGATCTGAGCGGCAATGGCATGGAGGACATCGGGGCCAAGATGCTGTCTAAGGCCCTGCAGATAAACTCCTCCCTCAG AACTATCCTATGGGATCGGAACAATACATCTGCCCTGGGCTTCCTGGACATCGCAAGGGCCCTGGAGAG CAACCACACGCTGCGCTTCATGTCCTTCCCCGTGAGCGACATCTCCCAAGCCTATCGCAGCGCGCCTGAGCGCACCGAGGACGTCTGGCAGAAG atccaatggtgcttagTGAGGAACAACCACTCCCAGACGTGCCCCCAGGAGCAGGCCTTCAGGTTGCAGCAGGGCCTGGTGACCAGCAGCGCCGAGCAA atGCTGCAGCGGCTGTGTGGACGAGTGCAGGAGGAGGTGCGGGCCCTGAGACTATGCCCCCTGGAGCCTGTGCAGGATGAGCTACTCTACGCTCGGGACCTCATCAAAGATGCCAAGAACTCCCGGGCG CTGTTTCCCAGCCTCTATGAGCTGGGCCACGTGCTGGCCAATGATGGGCCTGTGCGGCAGAGGCTGGAATCAGTAGCAAGTGAGGTGTCCAAAGCTGTGGACAAGGAGCTGCAG GTGATCCTGGAGTCCATGGTCAGCCTGACACAGGAGTTATGCCCTGTGGCCATGCGGGTGGCCGAGGGACACAACAAGATGCTGAGCAATGTGGCGGAGCGTGTCACTGTGCCCCGGAACTTCATCCGAGGGGCACTGCTGGAGCAAGCAGGACAGGACATTCAGAACAAGCTGGA TGAAGTGAAGCTCTCAGTCGTCACCTACCTAACCAGCTCCATAGTGGATGAGATCCTGCAAGAGCTCTACCATTCCCACAAGAGCCTG GCCCGGCACCTGACCCAGCTAAGGACGCTGTCAGATCCACCAGGGTGCCCAGGCCAAGGGCAGGATCTGTCCTCCCGGGGCCGAGGCCGGAACCATGACCATGAGGAGACCACAGATGATGAACTTGGGACCAACATT GACACCATGGCCATCAAAAAGCAGAAACGCTGCCGCAAGATTCGGCCGGTGTCTGCCTTCATCA GCGGGAGCCCTCAGGACATGGAAAGCCAACTGGGGAATCTGGGGATCCCCCCTGGCTGGTTCTCAGGACTTGGGGGCAGCCAGCCCACAGCTAGTGGCTCCTGGGAAGGTCTATCTGAGCTGCCCACTCATGGTTACAAACTAAGGCATCAAACACAAGGGAGGCCCCGCCCCCCCAGGACCACACCTCCAGGACCTGGTCGACCCAGT cagatgccagcacctggGACTCGTCAGGAGAATGGGATGGCCACCCGCCTGGATGAAGGGCTGGAGGACTTCTTCAGCCGAAGGGTCCTGGAGGAAAGTTCTAG CTACCCCCGGACTCTGAGGACCGTGCGGCCAGGACTCTCGGAGGCACCGCTGCCTCCACTCCAGAAGAAGAGGCGCCGGGGCCTGTTTCACTTTCGCCGGCCCCGGAGCTTCAAGGGGGACAGGGGGCCGGGGTCCCCTACCACTGgactcctcctccctccacccccaccccctcccccgacTCAGGAGAGCCCCCCTAGCCCAGACCCCCCAAGCCTCGGCAATAACTCCTCTCCCTGCTGGAGCCCAGAGGAGGAGAGCAGCCTCCTCCCTGGATTTGGTGGGGGCCGGGGACCTTCCTTCCGCCGGAAGATG GGCACTGAGGGGTCAGAGCCAGGGGAGGGGGGCCCAGCCCCTGGGACAGCACAGCAGCCAAGGGTTCACGGTGTTGCCCTTCCCGGGTTGGAAAGAGCCAAGGGTTGGAGCTTCGATGGGAAACGAGAG GGCCCAGGCCCAGACCAGGAGGGCAGCACCCAGGCCTGGCAGAAACGGCGCTCTTCAGACGACGCAG GGCCTGGATCCTGGAAGCCCCCACCACCGCCCCAAAGCACCAAACCAAGCTTCAGCGCCATGCGCAGAGCAGAGGCCACATGGCACATAG CTGAAGAGAGTGCCCCCAACCACAGCTGCCAGagtcccagcccagcctcccaagatggggaagaggagaaggaggggaccCTCTTCCCAGAGAGGACACTTCCAGCTAGGAATGCCAAG CTACAGGACCCCGCTCTAGCTCCATGGCCTCCCAAGCCAGTGGCTGTGCCCAGGGGCCgccagcctccccaggagccaggggtcagggaggaggctgaggctggagatgcAGCTCCAGGAGTCAACAAACCCCGGCTGAGGCTGAGCTCACAGCAAGACCAAGAGGAGCCCGAAGTCCAAG GGCCCCCTGATCCAGGCCGGCGGACTGCCCCCCTGAAGCCCAAGAGGACACGGCGGGCACAGTCCTGTGACAAGCTGGAACCTGATAGAAGACGGCCTCCTGACCCCACAG CAGGAACCAGTGAGCCAGGAACAGACTGA